The following proteins are encoded in a genomic region of Micrococcaceae bacterium Sec5.8:
- a CDS encoding SDR family oxidoreductase: protein MDMQLSTKRAFISGSTQGIGYSIAKALLQEGAEVVINGRDASRLQQAVKTLQAEVPSGVVTGIAADLTDASAVQSLLSTLGTVDILVNNVGLFGLKPFTEISDDEWSRYFAVNVMSGVRLSRELLPGMIDAGWGRIIFVGSESGVNVPADMTHYGVTKAGMLALSNGLAKLTRGTGVTVNTILGGPTYSDGVAGTIHEIAEAQRMSVDEMKAMIIGGNQTSLLERFIEPAEIANLAVYLSSPLSSATNGTAVRADGGVLTAML from the coding sequence ATGGACATGCAGCTGTCAACCAAACGCGCCTTTATAAGCGGGTCAACGCAAGGGATTGGGTACTCGATCGCAAAGGCGCTCCTCCAAGAAGGGGCCGAGGTGGTAATCAACGGCCGCGACGCCAGCCGCCTCCAGCAAGCGGTGAAGACCCTTCAGGCCGAAGTGCCTAGCGGAGTCGTTACTGGCATTGCGGCGGACTTAACAGACGCCTCAGCGGTGCAGAGCCTGCTCAGCACGCTCGGGACCGTCGACATCCTTGTCAATAACGTCGGTCTCTTCGGGCTGAAGCCCTTCACTGAAATATCTGACGATGAATGGTCTCGTTATTTCGCGGTAAACGTGATGAGCGGGGTCCGGCTCTCCAGAGAGCTACTACCCGGGATGATCGATGCTGGCTGGGGTCGGATCATTTTCGTAGGCAGCGAATCAGGCGTAAACGTACCCGCTGACATGACGCACTACGGCGTGACGAAAGCAGGGATGCTCGCCTTGAGCAACGGTCTCGCTAAGCTCACCCGCGGAACCGGCGTGACGGTCAACACGATCCTCGGCGGCCCGACCTACTCCGACGGCGTTGCCGGTACCATCCATGAGATTGCGGAGGCGCAGCGAATGTCAGTGGATGAGATGAAAGCAATGATCATTGGTGGCAACCAGACATCTCTTCTCGAGCGCTTCATCGAGCCCGCCGAGATCGCGAACCTCGCCGTGTATCTCTCAAGTCCCCTTTCCTCCGCGACAAACGGAACTGCCGTGCGCGCTGACGGCGGAGTACTGACCGCAATGCTCTGA
- a CDS encoding IS30 family transposase, whose product MGVVMAGYSIHLRPDLLQVFWAGMQAGEFITDAVVPINTSRRTGRRVLAEAGGVRPRRGRDLKGRCLTFAQREEIAILRAQGQSLRQIGAVVGRAASTVSRELRRNSVAGMPYRASSAHALAYERASRPKPAKLHTNTVLRAKVEDDLKKKYSPEQIAGRLRVEFPDEPEMRVSPETIYQSLYVQSRGALKRDLTACLRTGRAIRQPCRKAGQRKNRIPGMINISERPPEVQDRAVPGHWEGDLIIGKGNQSAIGTLVERTTNYTMLVHLPDGYKAEQMRDALTAKIKTLPESLRHSLTWDQGIEMQDWKTVKIDTGIEIYFCDPHSPWQRGINENTNGLLRQYFPKGTDLSIHSPADLDWVAQELNDRPRKRLEFKKPIELIENLLLQ is encoded by the coding sequence ATGGGTGTTGTTATGGCGGGGTATTCAATTCATTTGAGGCCTGATCTCTTGCAGGTTTTTTGGGCCGGGATGCAGGCGGGTGAGTTCATCACCGATGCCGTGGTTCCGATCAATACGAGCCGGCGTACCGGGCGTAGGGTCTTGGCCGAGGCCGGTGGTGTCAGGCCCCGGCGGGGCCGTGATCTGAAGGGCCGGTGTCTGACCTTCGCTCAGCGCGAGGAGATCGCAATACTGCGTGCCCAGGGACAATCTCTGCGGCAGATCGGAGCGGTGGTCGGCAGAGCGGCCTCCACGGTTTCCAGGGAGTTGCGGCGCAACTCGGTGGCAGGAATGCCCTACCGGGCGAGCTCAGCGCACGCACTGGCCTATGAGCGGGCCTCGCGTCCGAAACCAGCGAAACTGCACACGAACACCGTGCTGCGTGCGAAGGTGGAAGATGACCTGAAAAAGAAGTACTCACCCGAGCAGATCGCAGGACGACTCCGGGTTGAGTTCCCCGATGAGCCGGAGATGAGGGTGTCACCCGAGACGATCTACCAGTCCCTTTACGTCCAGTCCCGCGGGGCGCTGAAGCGCGATCTGACCGCGTGCCTGCGCACCGGGCGGGCTATCAGGCAGCCCTGCCGCAAGGCCGGCCAGCGCAAGAACCGGATCCCCGGAATGATCAACATTTCCGAACGTCCCCCCGAAGTTCAGGACCGGGCCGTGCCCGGGCATTGGGAAGGCGACCTCATCATCGGCAAAGGGAATCAGTCCGCGATTGGAACGCTGGTCGAGCGGACCACTAATTACACGATGCTCGTACACCTGCCGGACGGGTACAAGGCCGAGCAGATGCGTGATGCACTGACCGCGAAGATCAAGACACTCCCCGAGTCGCTGCGGCATTCCCTGACCTGGGACCAAGGCATCGAGATGCAGGACTGGAAAACCGTGAAGATCGACACCGGCATCGAGATCTACTTCTGCGACCCACACTCGCCCTGGCAGCGCGGCATCAACGAAAACACCAACGGCCTGCTGCGCCAATATTTCCCCAAGGGCACCGACCTGAGCATCCACAGCCCCGCAGACCTCGACTGGGTTGCCCAGGAACTCAACGACCGACCGCGCAAAAGACTAGAGTTCAAGAAACCGATCGAACTGATCGAAAACCTCCTGTTGCAATGA
- a CDS encoding methyltransferase domain-containing protein: MGDSHEEMLRHYEPGGLLPRIVAGLQALGKDLDSVTYEDLAPADEFHSAGRSATRALVELAKIPPGSRVLDVGSGLGGPARYLAATLGCDVTGIDLSPEFCGVANALSRMTRLSDRTRFQAGDALELPFTASSFDVVWTIQMQMNIRDKRRLYFGIARVLRPGGLFVCQEICAGNGEPIELPVPWASRPNQSHLADAESLRGLIRGAGLLERTWRDITADIMAARKAQQAKAHASGASGSSAPPPLGMHLVLGEQAAVKTSNSGRNTDAGRTVFIQSVFDKPD; encoded by the coding sequence ATGGGCGACTCGCACGAGGAAATGCTTCGTCACTACGAGCCGGGCGGACTTCTGCCGCGAATCGTGGCGGGGTTGCAAGCTCTCGGCAAGGACCTGGACTCGGTCACGTACGAAGACCTCGCGCCGGCCGACGAGTTTCACTCCGCGGGACGTTCGGCCACGCGCGCATTGGTGGAGCTTGCAAAGATTCCGCCAGGATCGCGAGTGCTCGACGTGGGAAGCGGGTTGGGCGGCCCGGCGCGTTACCTCGCCGCAACTTTGGGTTGCGACGTGACAGGCATCGATCTCTCGCCTGAATTCTGCGGGGTGGCCAACGCCCTTTCTCGGATGACGCGGTTGTCCGATCGCACCCGCTTTCAGGCGGGTGATGCCCTGGAGCTTCCGTTCACCGCGTCCAGCTTCGACGTGGTGTGGACGATACAAATGCAGATGAACATCCGGGACAAGCGCCGCCTGTATTTCGGAATCGCCCGGGTACTCAGGCCGGGCGGGCTGTTCGTCTGCCAGGAAATCTGCGCGGGGAACGGCGAGCCGATCGAGCTTCCGGTCCCATGGGCGAGCCGCCCCAACCAGAGCCATCTGGCCGATGCGGAATCCCTCCGCGGGTTGATCCGCGGTGCAGGTCTCCTGGAGCGCACCTGGCGCGACATTACCGCCGACATCATGGCGGCGCGCAAGGCACAGCAGGCGAAGGCGCATGCGTCGGGTGCGAGCGGCTCCAGCGCCCCTCCTCCGCTTGGAATGCATCTCGTGCTGGGAGAACAGGCAGCCGTCAAGACGAGTAACTCCGGGCGCAACACCGACGCCGGGCGCACGGTGTTCATCCAGAGCGTATTCGACAAGCCTGACTAG
- a CDS encoding GNAT family N-acetyltransferase encodes MRVRAATVNDESILAAAAFEAMNWNGTARFTQEQFKTNPNLSRYLAGWPQVGDFGVVAETDDGTPIGGAWCRNFTPDNAGYGFVAEDIPELTIGVLPDYRGNGAGTALMASLIEVGRSHGVPAISLSVEDGNRARLLYERMGFSKVGRNGGSDTLLHKLGNLS; translated from the coding sequence ATCAGGGTCCGGGCGGCGACGGTCAACGATGAATCAATCTTGGCTGCAGCGGCCTTCGAGGCTATGAACTGGAACGGAACCGCCCGCTTCACGCAAGAACAGTTCAAGACCAACCCCAATCTGTCGCGCTACCTTGCCGGCTGGCCCCAGGTCGGTGACTTCGGCGTCGTAGCTGAGACAGATGACGGTACTCCCATCGGGGGAGCATGGTGTCGGAATTTCACCCCTGACAATGCCGGATACGGCTTTGTAGCGGAGGATATTCCGGAGCTCACCATTGGCGTTCTGCCGGACTACCGTGGGAATGGAGCCGGTACGGCTCTCATGGCAAGCCTTATCGAGGTCGGACGGTCGCACGGTGTACCGGCCATCAGCCTCAGCGTCGAGGACGGGAATCGAGCAAGGCTACTCTACGAGCGGATGGGCTTCTCCAAAGTCGGACGTAACGGCGGTTCGGATACGCTGCTTCACAAGTTAGGAAATCTGTCCTGA
- a CDS encoding VOC family protein translates to MSLEWEQVVVDSARPVELGRWWANALGWVVTLEADDEFEIRSAPDRLPGLVFVPVADSKITKNRLHLDFRPDDPAAEVERMVALGSRRVDVDQGEQPWTDVAGRNDGPSTDRRSNGSHPRFWLPHQGFPRDQTPPKSWPPRQYSPEGDGGL, encoded by the coding sequence ATGAGTCTTGAATGGGAACAAGTAGTTGTCGATTCGGCACGCCCGGTCGAGCTCGGACGCTGGTGGGCCAACGCTTTGGGTTGGGTTGTGACCTTGGAGGCTGACGATGAGTTCGAAATTCGTTCTGCACCGGACCGGTTGCCAGGGTTGGTCTTCGTGCCGGTGGCGGATTCGAAGATAACGAAGAATCGTCTGCACCTCGATTTTCGTCCGGATGATCCAGCGGCCGAGGTCGAGCGGATGGTCGCTCTAGGTTCCCGCAGGGTCGACGTTGATCAAGGCGAGCAGCCTTGGACTGACGTAGCTGGTCGAAACGACGGTCCATCCACCGATAGGCGGTCGAACGGCTCACACCCGCGTTTTTGGCTGCCTCACCAAGGCTTTCCCCGCGATCAAACGCCGCCCAAAAGCTGGCCTCCTCGTCAATATTCACCCGAAGGTGATGGCGGTCTTTGA
- a CDS encoding MarR family transcriptional regulator produces the protein MTDSSVPNLLTGDNLTSWAALATVLEWLPAALDAPLVREFDLTHFEYGILFALADAPNRTLGMTVLAGYANSSLSRLSRAVSRIEGRGWVQRSRDPLDGRSTLASLTEAGLAMVEKVTPVHSRTVTKLVLEPLTAAQRGQLRDISLRIQHAIREQESWRATSTFSSDTD, from the coding sequence ATGACTGATTCCAGCGTCCCCAACCTCCTCACGGGAGATAACCTCACGTCGTGGGCAGCTCTTGCGACGGTATTGGAATGGCTGCCTGCTGCACTCGATGCGCCTTTGGTTCGTGAATTCGACCTCACGCACTTTGAGTACGGCATCCTCTTCGCCTTGGCTGACGCGCCGAACCGGACGCTGGGGATGACTGTCCTGGCCGGCTATGCCAATAGCTCGCTTTCTAGGCTCTCTCGAGCAGTATCGCGGATTGAGGGTCGCGGTTGGGTGCAGCGCAGTCGTGACCCCTTGGACGGGCGGTCGACTTTGGCATCCCTGACCGAGGCAGGGCTTGCGATGGTCGAAAAGGTCACTCCTGTGCATTCTCGGACCGTTACGAAATTGGTCTTAGAGCCTCTCACGGCCGCCCAACGGGGTCAGCTGCGCGATATCAGCCTTCGGATTCAACACGCGATTCGGGAGCAGGAGAGTTGGCGGGCAACAAGCACCTTCTCTTCCGACACTGACTAA